GGGTAAACACACGAAAACAGCCAAACTCAGCGAGCTGGCGGATATCCGCACCGGCCACCCTTTCCGTGGCAGCGTAGAACACACACCCACGTCATGGGATTATTACGTTTTGCAACTCAAGGATGTGCAGAAGGACTGTCACATCAGCCTGGAGCAGGCCGCCCAGGTCAGTATGACCGACGAAAGACCACCCCAGCCCCTCCAGCCCGGAGACATCCTGCTGCGCGCCCGTGGCGGCTATTACTATAGCGGCCTGTTCAGCGGAGAACGGCCCAATGTCATTGCCGCCGCGCAATTCTTCATCCTGACGCCCGACATCCGCAAGGTCGCCCCGGCGTATTTATGCTGGTACCTCAACCAGCCTGCCAGCCAGCAGTATTTCGAGCGCAACGACACCGGCACCAATATCTCCATGATCAACAAGCGCACTATCCGTGAGCTACTGGTCACCCTGCCCTCCCTGGCGACCCAACATAAAATCGCCACGATCCACCAGGGCTGGTTGAAGGAAAAGACCCTCACCGAACAGTTACTCCATAACCGTGAGCAAATGGTTCGCGGCTTGTGCCAGGCATATATTAACCGCGATTTTCAGAACAGAGACGCATCATGAAACCAAAACAGACATCAGCAACCGAACAAGACCCAAACCTGAATCTGCTGGAGTTAACCAGGCAGGACGCCATGCGGC
This DNA window, taken from Gammaproteobacteria bacterium, encodes the following:
- a CDS encoding restriction endonuclease subunit S, coding for MGKHTKTAKLSELADIRTGHPFRGSVEHTPTSWDYYVLQLKDVQKDCHISLEQAAQVSMTDERPPQPLQPGDILLRARGGYYYSGLFSGERPNVIAAAQFFILTPDIRKVAPAYLCWYLNQPASQQYFERNDTGTNISMINKRTIRELLVTLPSLATQHKIATIHQGWLKEKTLTEQLLHNREQMVRGLCQAYINRDFQNRDAS